A stretch of Corallococcus macrosporus DNA encodes these proteins:
- a CDS encoding HAD-IG family 5'-nucleotidase, whose amino-acid sequence MRPHFSGPPPERGLFCNRTLNMRAIKAVGYDMDYTLIHYRVEAWERRAYEYIRDRLVEQGWPVADLTFDPMLAIRGLIIDTAKGNLLKANRFGFVKKALHGSRPMDFESQREAYNRTVIDLADRRWVFLNTLFSLSEACIYAQLVDRLDAGQLPGPMGYADLYEHVRKNLDATHMQGRLKAEIIADPERYVIDDPETPLALLDQKNAGKKLLLITNSEWAYTEPMMHFAFDRHLPEGMTWRQLFDVVIVSARKPEFFTTRSTLFEVVEANGEALLRPHSGPLDKYKPYFGGSALELERHLGLSGDEILYVGDHMFGDVHVTKNVLRWRTALILRELEDEVRAIAAFRATEVRIGERMLQKERLEAESCQVRLELQRRRHQYGPRTDVAEADLVTRLTELRTELEALDAELGPMARAAGELSNPHWGLLTRAGNDKSHLARQVERYADIYTSRVSNFLFATPFVYLRSPRGSLPHDPSLPGGTPVFTTGDGAGSGPTE is encoded by the coding sequence ATGCGTCCTCACTTCTCCGGTCCCCCGCCCGAGCGCGGCCTGTTCTGCAACCGCACCCTCAACATGCGCGCCATCAAGGCCGTGGGCTACGACATGGACTACACGCTCATCCACTATCGGGTGGAAGCGTGGGAACGCCGCGCCTACGAGTACATTCGCGACCGGCTGGTGGAACAGGGCTGGCCCGTGGCCGACCTGACGTTCGATCCGATGCTCGCCATCCGCGGGCTCATCATCGACACGGCCAAGGGCAACCTCCTCAAGGCCAACCGCTTCGGCTTCGTGAAGAAGGCCCTCCACGGCAGCCGCCCCATGGACTTCGAGTCCCAGCGCGAGGCCTACAACCGCACCGTCATCGACCTGGCGGACCGGCGCTGGGTGTTCCTCAACACGCTCTTCTCCCTCTCCGAGGCCTGCATCTACGCGCAGCTCGTGGACCGCCTGGACGCCGGCCAGCTCCCCGGCCCCATGGGCTACGCGGACCTCTACGAGCACGTGCGCAAGAACCTGGACGCCACGCACATGCAGGGGCGCCTCAAGGCGGAAATCATCGCGGACCCCGAGCGCTACGTCATCGACGACCCGGAGACGCCGCTCGCGCTGCTGGACCAGAAGAACGCGGGCAAGAAACTGCTGCTCATCACCAACAGCGAGTGGGCCTACACGGAGCCCATGATGCACTTCGCCTTCGACCGGCACCTGCCCGAAGGCATGACCTGGCGCCAGCTCTTCGACGTCGTCATCGTCAGCGCGCGCAAGCCCGAGTTCTTCACCACCCGCTCCACCCTCTTCGAGGTGGTGGAGGCCAACGGCGAGGCGCTGCTGCGTCCGCACTCCGGACCGCTGGACAAGTACAAGCCCTACTTCGGCGGCAGCGCGCTGGAGCTGGAGCGGCACCTGGGCCTGTCCGGCGACGAAATCCTCTACGTGGGCGACCACATGTTCGGCGACGTGCACGTCACCAAGAACGTGCTGCGCTGGCGCACCGCGCTCATCCTGCGCGAGCTGGAGGACGAGGTGCGCGCCATCGCCGCGTTCCGAGCCACCGAGGTGCGCATTGGCGAGCGCATGCTCCAGAAGGAGCGCCTGGAGGCGGAGAGCTGCCAGGTGCGCCTGGAGCTGCAGCGCCGCCGCCACCAGTACGGCCCCCGCACGGACGTCGCGGAAGCGGACCTCGTCACGCGCCTCACGGAGCTGCGCACGGAGCTGGAGGCGCTGGACGCGGAGCTGGGCCCCATGGCCCGCGCGGCGGGCGAGCTGTCCAACCCGCACTGGGGCCTGCTCACCCGCGCCGGCAACGACAAGAGCCACCTGGCGCGGCAGGTGGAGCGCTACGCGGACATCTACACGTCGCGCGTGAGCAACTTCCTCTTCGCCACGCCGTTCGTGTACCTGCGCAGCCCGCGCGGCAGCCTCCCGCACGACCCCAG